In one Massilia endophytica genomic region, the following are encoded:
- a CDS encoding T6SS immunity protein Tli4 family protein encodes MEQSTERVQEVFKTTRTLCVGRFLIDVPLTATVVHGAMWVPYDLIRLPKEAPNIDEHIQKLISELDGKRHLAARELRGERGVLGKVVDGALPGQRIFFGLSGMASFYKIRSLIPIADDLFIQTAIPVRDGNDYGSTVQELNSVARRIVSRGDNELPRESGFCVDGALVRDSDNPKVEKIQMGIRLKEFPDVHFSLELLRGDYIVESDAIEPRLAAARRDAIAAGFGDWFERIKTLRRGERTLGAWKGFEVLARLPAQKDQGESHDFNFVALGEAKNPSVPALDMKLDTGVEDNRPGAIPPSISDAEAVYLWDKLTNSLRLRPVTASK; translated from the coding sequence ATGGAACAATCGACTGAACGAGTGCAGGAGGTCTTCAAAACCACCAGGACTCTCTGTGTGGGGCGTTTCCTGATCGACGTTCCCTTGACAGCGACGGTGGTCCACGGCGCTATGTGGGTTCCTTACGACCTCATACGTTTGCCAAAAGAAGCGCCGAACATTGACGAGCACATCCAGAAGCTGATCTCGGAGCTCGACGGAAAGCGTCACCTCGCTGCCAGAGAACTCCGCGGCGAGCGGGGGGTGCTAGGAAAAGTCGTCGATGGCGCATTGCCAGGACAGCGAATTTTCTTCGGCTTGAGCGGCATGGCAAGCTTCTACAAGATCCGCTCTCTGATACCGATAGCCGACGACTTGTTCATACAGACAGCGATACCGGTCCGGGATGGGAACGACTATGGCAGCACTGTTCAGGAGCTAAATAGTGTCGCCAGGCGCATCGTGTCGCGTGGCGACAATGAACTCCCGCGGGAGAGCGGCTTTTGTGTCGATGGTGCGTTGGTGCGCGATTCGGATAATCCCAAGGTGGAAAAAATCCAGATGGGTATTCGGCTAAAGGAATTTCCGGATGTGCATTTCTCTCTTGAGTTGCTGCGCGGGGACTACATTGTTGAATCGGATGCTATCGAACCCCGGCTGGCAGCCGCCCGGCGTGATGCCATTGCAGCGGGCTTTGGTGATTGGTTTGAACGGATCAAAACTCTGCGCCGAGGCGAGCGCACCTTGGGTGCTTGGAAGGGTTTCGAGGTTCTTGCACGCCTGCCGGCCCAGAAAGACCAAGGCGAATCGCATGACTTCAACTTCGTCGCGCTGGGCGAAGCCAAGAATCCAAGCGTTCCTGCGTTGGATATGAAGCTGGATACCGGTGTAGAGGACAACCGCCCCGGCGCCATCCCGCCCAGCATCAGCGATGCGGAGGCAGTCTATCTCTGGGACAAGCTGACGAACTCGCTCCGCCTGCGCCCTGTAACCGCTTCGAAATAG